In Salmo salar chromosome ssa15, Ssal_v3.1, whole genome shotgun sequence, one genomic interval encodes:
- the LOC123727160 gene encoding keratin-associated protein 9-1-like — protein sequence MSCCEVLVCLTCCEVLVCLTCCEVLVCMSCCEVLVCVTCCEVLVCLTCCEVLVCVTCCEVLVCLTCCEVLVCMSCCEVLVCLTCCEEMVCVTCSEVLVCLTCCEVLVCLTCCEVLVCLTCCEVLVCLTCCEVLVCMSCCEVLVCLTCCEVLVCLTCCEVLVCMSCCEVLVCVTCCEVLVCLTCCEVLVCMSCCEVLVCLTCCEVLVCLTCCEVLVCMSCCEVLVCVTCCEVLVCLTCCEVLVCVTCCEVLVCLTCCEVLVCMSCCEVLVCLTCCEEMVCVTCSEVLVCLTCCEVLVCLTCCEVLVYLTCCEVLVCLTCCEVLVSDLL from the coding sequence ATGAGCTGCTGTGAGGTGCTAGTGTGTCTGACCTGCTGTGAGGTGCTGGTTTGTCTGACCTGCTGTGAGGTGCTGGTGTGTATGAGCTGCTGTGAGGTGCTAGTGTGTGTGACCTGCTGTGAGGTGCTGGTGTGTCTGACCTGCTGTGAGGTGCTAGTGTGTGTGACCTGCTGTGAGGTGCTGGTTTGTCTGACCTGCTGTGAGGTGCTGGTGTGTATGAGCTGCTGCGAGGTGCTGGTTTGTCTGACCTGCTGTGAGGAGATGGTTTGTGTGACTTGCTCTGAGGTGCTGGTGTGTTTGACCTGCTGTGAGGTGCTGGTGTGTCTGACCTGCTGTGAGGTGCTGGTGTGTCTGACCTGCTGTGAGGTGCTGGTTTGTCTGACCTGCTGTGAGGTGCTGGTGTGTATGAGCTGCTGTGAGGTGCTAGTGTGTCTGACCTGCTGTGAGGTGCTGGTTTGTCTGACCTGCTGTGAGGTGCTGGTGTGTATGAGCTGCTGTGAGGTGCTAGTGTGTGTGACCTGCTGTGAGGTGCTGGTTTGTCTGACCTGCTGTGAGGTGCTGGTGTGTATGAGCTGCTGTGAGGTGCTAGTGTGTCTGACCTGCTGTGAGGTGCTGGTTTGTCTGACCTGCTGTGAGGTGCTGGTGTGTATGAGCTGCTGTGAGGTGCTAGTGTGTGTGACCTGCTGTGAGGTGCTGGTGTGTCTGACCTGCTGTGAGGTGCTAGTGTGTGTGACCTGCTGTGAGGTGCTGGTTTGTCTGACCTGCTGTGAGGTGCTGGTGTGTATGAGCTGCTGTGAGGTGCTGGTTTGTCTGACCTGCTGTGAGGAGATGGTTTGTGTGACTTGCTCTGAGGTGCTGGTGTGTTTGACCTGCTGTGAGGTGCTGGTGTGTCTGACCTGCTGTGAGGTGCTGGTGTATCTGACCTGCTGTGAGGTGCTGGTGTGTCTGACCTGCTGTGAGGTGCTGGTGTCTGACCTGCTGTGA